The genomic interval ACcttacttctttttctcccttttccatttctccccTTTAGACAGCTGCTTGTGGTTATGCCAAGGCTTGTGTCCTAATTGCTATTCAGTAATCCACTGCATGTGCATTGAGTAGGAGCCAGGAGAGTTTTTGGCTCTTAGTGAAGTTGCTGTTTGGTCTTTGTGGCATAGTGGACATTGCTTTGGCTTGCAGAGAAGATAAGGCAGAAATGATAGTTTGAGGCAATATACCTGGTAGGCAGTGGGTGCAGTAGGCATCAGTAAACAGAAATGGAGCAGTCTAACAGGTAATAATCCTGTTCTGGCCTTGCAACCTACACAATGCCCTGGAAGCtgcaaggaaatgaaaattaatcaaACTTGTCTTGGActctctttctccctgctgctgtgtTTATTGTTGTCTGctatcttttcctttccactttCTGCATCTTTGATTGCACAGCAAGAGTTCACTCTGGTCTGTGTCTGTGATTCTGTTTGTATATTCCTAAAACTTTATTCAGTCAATGCAGATCTCTGTTTAGCAAGGGTGCTTTGAATGTAATTTAGCATTGCTTTTGAATGGCCTTTCAGAAGTAGTACAGGGGGCCTTTACCGCCTCCATCTAGACTGTGAAATAGCTGCTCTTGATATTTTTAGTAAATGAGATCAggtaagaaagggaaaaaattctaagaatttttcttctttagataCTGTCAGGTCAGTTGTGTGTACTTGACTCTTACGAGATCTTAAAGTTCTTTTTCCCgattccacccccacccccctgcccccaaaataaaacaaccaaaCCTAGAGGACTCAGTCTTTTTATGCCATTAGATTGCTTGCTTAATCCAATAAGGATAATAGGTATTGCCAACAAGTCACATATAAGCAGTATCATACTGAAGTGCTTTATTGAGATGTCAGAGTATTATTTGCCTTAAATTTTTTAACATCAGTCCTGGGGAAGCTGTGATATTGCAACTTAATAACCTTGCCAGACAATGACTTAGTGTAGTTATGACTGATGTTCAGATCTCTTGACGCTAGGCTGTGTGCTCAATCTACTTTTGCACAGTTGTCTCCTTAAATTTTGATATCAGTAAGGAAAGGTGTTGCCTGtatgaaatacaaaaccaaCAGTTGAACTGACAAATATGTaaggttttttgtttccccttAGGGGACATGAATAATAAATGGTCCTGTTTCCTCTTGATTTGGGATTAATATATGCCCATTTCAGGAAGAGAGATGACCATTATTTTTTATGTCAAAATGACTGAAATAGAAGGACATTTCCAGCAAAATCTGTTTGGTGTTTTGCCATAACACTAGTGAACTGAATTCTTCTTGTAATTATGATACTGCCATGTCAGAACCTACCATTAAactgctctttgtttttttctagaaaCATCTTAAGATCTCCCTGGAGATATACCCCACTTGGCACTCAAGCAGAGAGATACAGATGCAGCTTGGGTTTGTTGGCAGGCTAAGATGTGTATATTTGTAGATTTTCCACAGGCAAATACAGAAGTTTTCTGTTAGGCATTAAAATTGATTAGAAGGggtatttttgctgttattgTTTGAGACTTTAAGTTGCCATGGGCATATATTTGCTCTTTTACAAATCACTAGGGTCCCAGTGCTACAGACTTCACACAGTGTGGTGGGCTTTAGGGGATGAGCAGCTGTTTAGTTTTCACTGCACTGAGTCAGTGATGGGACCTGGGCAGGAGAGTTTTAGACTGAAGTGGAATTTACTCTTGTGTTTGGGAAACCTGTTGCCTGGTATTCTTGGCAGGGACCAATATGGCTCCTGTCAGACAGAGAGGGGGATGTAGCTTGTATGAATTTCAGTGTCATGGAGATGAGTTGTCAGTTGTGCTTTCAATGGGTGTAGCATGTGCACCTGAATTCTGCCTTCTGCTTAAGTGGCCCTTTGCTCTTGCTGCTGAGGGAGATCTTGAAAAAGTAGCATCTGTCCTGGGGGGTCTccctccagcccttcttgtCCTTGGAGCATGCCTTTGCCCTCTTCCACCACTTTCTTAGAAGCCCAAGAGTAAAGGCAAGttgtggtggttgttttttattCCCACAGGTGACTATAGAAGTAGTCATGAGTGGAAAAGTGGGTGTGAGTAGATGGAGGGACCCCATCTCCATCCATATTTCCTTAAAGCCTCTCAGGACTACCATCAAGGCCTGCAGACCCTTCCTACTAATAGCAAACTGAACACTGCTCTAATAGTGTTGCaagcttgtatttttttgtatgttaaGAACTGCTGAGTTGACTCTGCTCGATGTTTTTGCAACAAGGGAGAGGTGGTAGAGGGAGATGTAGCTGGGTTGCCTTTAAGTCACCAACTCACAGGGCTTCTCTGCTTAGTCTGTAGTGTGTTACTTGATATTTaacctgctgcagctgacagctgcctctgcctcccaATAAAAAAGTGACAAGAGAACCTTCATTCACAGACCTTCTATGTGTTGCCTTGGTGTGTATTTATTTGGAAGAAGTTTTGCAACTTGTGTGGCTTTTGTCTCTGCAGCTGTTGTGTGACTTCACTCTTGGAAGTAAGTTGTTGGTCCAAGCCAATGCATGACTGACTTTCTTTGAATTACTAATGAAATACACAGTATGCAATACATTGGTGAAGCTTCAAGGACAATGTACTTGAGATTGCTGAAAGCTGTGACGATGAACTGAGTGTGAAATGTAGTTTCAGTGTAATTGGAGGAGAACTAATACAAGTTtgtttttgtgtggttttggttttcctttttatttcagcaagtGGCTCAATGGATTCATGCCTGATGATCTGGAGTATGAGACCTCAGATGAGAGCCTATCGCTTTGTGGGCCACAAAGATGCAGTGATGTGTGTTCAGTTTTCACCTTCTGGTCACCTGGTGGCTTCAGGCTCTAGAGACAAAACAGTCCGTTTATGGGTTCCCAGTGTGTAAGTATTTATTCccttctgtctctttttgtgttttaactATGGTTTGGGATTTCTCCTTGCTTCTTGATAGCAGTTCTCCAGCTATGGGACTGGGATCTGTTTGAGGGAGAGAAGAACCATTTAGTGTGAGAGCTTTAACAGAAGAGAAGTAATTTGGTCTTGAAATTGCATTGGAAAAAACTAAAATCCTTTCCAAAGCTTAAGGTCAGTATTAACTTCCTATGCTAATACAGCAAGTCACTAAAGTAACTCATCAGTGGTGAGCTGttggatttttcttcccctttctccccaAGTCTTTCTTCCTAGCAAATCGATCCTTTGCTTCTCTGCCGGTGTTAAGCAAGATGCTGAAACACAGGCTGAGGTTTAGTGAGGGAGATACCTGTTCTGTGAGCAGGGTGGAGGTTACTAGCTTGCATGCTTGTTGTAGTCCACAAAACAGGTGCCTTTAACCTTTACTTTTTCATCTAAAACTAGTAACTCTGAGTTCCACTGATAGTAAACGATGGTATATTACTAAGGTAGAAGACTACTTTGGATTATGTCTTGACTTTTTTTGTGAGCTTACGTATGATTAGCAAAAACTTACTTTCAGTACCTTAGCCTATTAGGAAGTTTCCATTTTTGAGTGGAGGGTTTAGTTGCTTTAACTCATTAACACTTGTCAAGTTCTTGGCAATCGCTCGCTGAGAGACCTCAGCTTCTGTTGTCTTACTCTGTGATGCATTGTTTTAAGTGATATGTCTTTAGCAAGGAACACTTAATTGAAATATAACACAAACAGGAGAGCACTGAAGAACTTCTGCTTGAAGACTTAATCTTGCTGCAAGTAAAGGAAAACTTCTTGCAGCCAAGATGCAGAAAAGCAACTGCTAGTGTTTCCTCTGGTCTCTTGATTCCCATGCTAAACAGTGGGATTGTTTTTTTTGAATGGACAGGCATATAAAAAGGTATTGGAATTTCCTTTGCTTGTGAGCTTGTAAATCGCTGCTATCAAAGACTAAAGAATTGTGTCCAGAAACAGACCTGATGATTGTGGTGGCAAAtaaaagggatttaaaaaaaccaaaccaaacaaaaccacacaaaagcCATACCccaactttaaaataaatgtgtctCTTCAGGAACCTGGGAAAGCATCTCTAGTTGTTTATTTTTGATGAGTTCTTATGGTTATGATTACCCATTAAAGCCTTATTTGATGATCTGTTAAACCATAAGTAATCTCTGTCATGGAACTGATAGGTTCTGAAAGTGACAGAGGTAATATGAGataaaagtgcttttaaatatcttaattttAGTTCTATTTCACTACAAATTTGCAGACTGTAATTTCAATTATAATTATTCAAGTTCAACTAAACTTTCCTGGAAGGAATGATCACAATGACATGTTagtgtatatatattattaaAAGACACAAGGTGGATTATGATTAAAACTTAACCTTGCTGCTCATAAATctataaagaaagaaactgaCAGTGTCATTTCGCTATCTCCAGTGCTGTGCTGCTAACACAgaatgctgaaaataaattacagcgCAAACTTGTTAGATTTCTCAGAAGCTAATGTATACATTTTAAGAAAGTACTCGGATGTGAGGAGAAAACTGAACTTGTGTTGGATGATTGTATCTTGGTTGCTTAGGCATGTGAGCTCTGTGGTCTAAACTGCACTTATGGCTGTCATGTCAGAAAAGGGCCAGTGTGGAATGGGAGCTATTATTGTTATGCTGGTTGTGAATACCTTGGTGCATGGCACCTTTAATCTGTGTTTGTTTAGTATTCTTAATCAATTTACCTTCAccaaatataacaaaaaaacctgttgaTATTGAATCATGTTTGAGACCTTCAGCTTGCCAGTTTTGTGCTGTCATTAAAAGGGGAAGCAGAAGCTGCCCCAGAGTCTGTGGGCTACAACTTTATTTCCAAAGAGTCTGAAAACTTGCAGTCCCTTTCAAGGGTGATATGTTACTGAAGGAGTTAATGCTACCCTGGTGTGTGGATTTCTGTCTttggaatttgttttttttttttttataagccaTACTGACAGAATTTTGTAATTTCATGTTTCTGCATGAGTTTTTATCAGACTTGGTGATGTTCTGTggttttggaagaaagaaaactttcctGAGAAGTAACCTTTACTGTTCCTTGCCTTCTGGCAGATAAAGTATTAAATAAAACTAGGCAGCTCTGACCTTTtctgaggagggagggaataTTGCTTGGAAGATAtgttgtattttgattttttggcCTTTACAGTTTTCGTTGTCCTCAGCCTCAGTATAAAGCCTGTTAAATCCTAATGGAGAAGGTAGCAAACCCCTGTGTTTTTCCGTttcttctgcctgtgaataTGGAGATCCTGGTAGTATAGGACATGCTGGAGATGTATTTTAGACCAAGAGTCCCATATACCTGTTGGATGTCTAAATATGTTGCACTTTGGATCTCTAAATATGCCTTGCATTTATTTGCCAGAAGAATCCCTCTTGCATTTATTTGGAAGTGATGGGTAAAGAAGAGAAACCGATACATTGTGTTTTGTCTTGCCTGGCTGAGTTAATGGTAGCTTGCTCTAAGTTGTACAACATCAGGCATGCTGGATTCAGTTGTGTTATTTCTTGTGTGATGCTACATCAGAAGAGTTCAGCTGGAGTATGGGCCATTACAGGAACAGTTGTGAGGTAGTTACCTACTTGGCTCTGTCTAGATGAACTGTGAAAATACTTACTTCCCTCCTCGCCTGCCTCCCAGCAAAGGACCTGGTAACAGAACAGAATCTCAGCATCTTCTTTTATATTGATGTTTCCATAAATGTTGTTTAAATGGTTGCACAAATTAACAATAGTATTTTTGCCCCTTTATAGGAAACATGGGTGGTTTCCTGTTGGATTGGGCTCCAATATTGAACTGGAACAACTGGTTTTAGCTATGTATTCTGTATAGCTCATGAAGCATGAGTTTGGGGTTGAGcaacattttcttcctaatgTAAGCCCATGCAGTTCTCATAGAAGTGGTCGTTAATAGCACTGCTCAGCATACGGAAGTTTTGTGTTTTCAGGTACATAATGTCTTTGCTGCCCTACCGTGCAGTTTTAAAGTGCTCTTTCCTCCTGTATAGCAAAGGAGAATCTACTGTGTTCAAGGCTCATACGGCAACTGTAAGAAGTGTTCATTTCTCCAGTGATGGCCAGTCCTTAGTTACAGCTTCTGATGACAAAACAGTCAAAGTGTGGACGGTTCACAGGCAGAAGTTTCTATTCTCACTTAGTCAACACATAAACTGGGTTCGCTGTGCCAGGTAAGTACCACTTTCTGACAAATAGAGATGGGGACTTATCCCTCAATTTCTATTCAGGATAATTCAAGCGTGTCTAGTGACTGAAATATATTGCTAACCTACAGAGAGATCTCTTTGCATAATAGTTGAGTACCCACTTGGCGTTTCTTCAGTGATCTTTGTCAAGCAGAGACTTTCCTGCTTAGTgatttgttctgtgttttgcttttaccTGGTATGGAGACTTCTGCATCTTGAAGTTGctaacagaagcaaaatgagaGATTTATATTGTTATTTCAGCTTAGTTACTTTTAGACTTGTCATGCCTCTAGTTAAAAATTATCACCTGTGCTCCTTCCAAAATGCTGAAAGTGCTGCCatcataaaaacattatttcctgATAACTGTCTCAGACTTGGTTTTCAGTTGTCAGTCTCAGTTGTTCTAAGGAgtttttatgtatatatgcatCTAGGATAAAGCCACGGTTTCTCTGTAGGTGAAAAGTTCCTTATAGTTCTTGaatgtggtggtggtggcagtggcTGGTAGTGCAATAGATGCCCACAGTagagcagaaaatgtttttcgACTTAGGGACTCAAGTCCTGATCTTGTAAAATGTATGCCTCTGAAGAGAGATATTGATTTGTCTTGTATATGAAATTCTGAGATAGGTGCCTGATACATTCTTCTAAGGCACTTGAATGATGAagcttctcctgctgcagctgttaTCTTGGGAGTAACTGTATTGCTCTGAATGCTTGTGGCAAAGATAGTCATTGTTTTGAACCAGGGTACAGAAACAACTTGAGATACGCTTAAATTGATACAAGTAGGACAGGACATCTTAAGTCAGTCTCGGGACTTTCCTGAGGGTTATTGTATGTGCTTGTGGAATTAGGGATAATTTGAGGACTTatggcttgctttgtttttcactcAACTTAGTGATTGGATTTTTTAGTCTCACTGATGTCAGTGTGACTTCTTGAAGAGCGAGGTGCGTTTACCAACATACCTTGACAGCTCGCCAAACCCATTTGACCCCATACGCCTTTTGGGGGCATTTCTTAATTGCTATAACTCTTGTCTTAGATTCTCTCCTGATGGACGATTGATAGCGTCAGCCAGCGATGATAAAACTGTCAAACTGTGGGATAAAACCAGCAGAGAATGTATACACTCCTTCTGTGAGCATGGGGGGTAAGTACCTGGCGGTGCACAAGGACCGGCTTTCTTGTGATTTCTGAAATGAGGGTGCCTGGTGAATGTAGACCTGGTTTTGTGACTGCAGTCAGAGGTCCTTGTCCTGGCAGTCATTTCTACCtcttaaaaaaagcattagcaCCTATTACAAAAGCAGCCAGCAGAGGACGAGATGCAAAAAGAGCTTCTAGAATTGCTTTGACCTTTTTATGACTTCTTTAGATTGGAACCTTGAGGGTTATATTTCAATAACTGTCCAACATGTCAAGCCTTAGTTTCtttatgcttatttatttttggagatgcttaaattctttatttcttcttctagcTAGTttaagcttttttattttgctctgagTTGAAGTAAATCAAAAGAGCAAAAGTATCCTGGCAGATTGGTACTTGAATGCTTTGTTTCATGCTCAAATTTTTGAATAACAAGGTTATTCCAAAAAACACTTTGTATTTAGAAAAACGGCTGTTGAATTGGGATTTTTTCATGGAGAATATTGAGCCACAACAACAGTTAATTTGTccagaaacacaaaacaagtCCTTAGAGAAATGAGACTGGAATCTTCCTGATTTCTTGTTGCATTGAATCTTTTAAGACAAAGTTGTGTTCTTTCCAGGTAATATGCAATGATATTAAGCCAAATTCAgacagcattattttttccagtgctcTTAAGAATATAGCTTGTCCAAACAACCTATTGAAATATCTCAACTTCTTCAGCATTTGTTACAAGAATACTCAACAGATAATTAATTTTATCCAATTTCTTGCATGGATTGGGTGAGGAGTTACAAGATGCTCTTCACTGAAAGTTCTGAAGGTTTTACCGTACTTATGTGTTCCAAATAAAAATTGCTACAGGTCCAAAAAGGAATTTGGTCTCAGCCTCGCTACCTTCCAAGCAGCAACATATGATTTCAGGCACAAATTCAGCAAGTTCCATCTTAAAATTAGTTAAGTgtaatagaagaaaaacatctgttCAGTCTTGTACACACCACTCTAAAATGCTGTTAATTTAATAGAAGATATATTATGCAAACATTAAATGAATGCTTGAAAAGTCGTGACAGTTGGATCTGTCAGATTTCAGGAGGCTTGTAGTGCTTGCATTACTACAATTGTAATGCAGAACATTTAAGATGATATGCTTAGCTATAATTCTGCAGTCTACTTTGTGTTATAAGCAAGGTCTTAACCTGAAAATTTGCTGAATTTCTCTTACCTCCGCCTTTCTGTAATGTTCAATGCATCATGATGTAGCTTCCCCTCTTAAAGACCTTTTTGATCTTTAGCAACAGTTGAATGTAAACAATCGGATTTAACTGCAATTTACAGGTTTGTGAATCATGTGGATTTTCATCCCAGTGGTACATGCATTGCTGCGGCTGGTACAGATAACACAGTGAAGGTGTGGGACGTTAGGATGAATAGACTTCTTCAACATTATCAAGGCAAGTTATGATCTTAGAGAAGTCGGACTTTTCCACGTATTGATATGAATTGCTCTGAAGTCCAAGGACTGTTTGTccaccacctgctgcttttccagaagGACTCTGGGTTAGGCCCGCCAGTGGAAGCCTTTTTTCACCAAACATCATGCTTTGCTTTGTGTTAGCTCCAAGACTGATTCTTGCATATTGGTGAGAAACATCTCTGTTCTGATTTGTCCTTCTCTGCCCACcatcaaaaagcaaaaaagccctGATGCTGAAACTGTCTCGTGTTGCAGGTGTGCATAGGTGTTATCTGCAATGCCACTTGGCTTGTATTCACTGTTCTTGAGATTATGTGCAGTAAAAATGATGTGGCCTTTGCCTCTGAATAAGCCTGTAGAAGGAGTTAGATGCATTCCAGCAAAGCAAAAGGTTAAGCTCTTCATGAGAAAATTAGGAAAAGTTAACAAAAGAGGAGAATCAAAATCAACCAACTGCAGTTCTGTACCATGATCCATGTTTATGGTTCCTTCTCCAGTATCTGTTTGGTTTCAGCTTCCAGAATTAGCTTTGACCATGTTATGACTTGTCCAGGTTGACTTGTCCTTGGAGTAGCTAGCTTTCATATTTAGGAGTCTAaatcttcccccttccctccccttacCTTCCAAATGGCATCTCCTCCCATTACCTGTTCTTGTCAAACTGCGTAGCGCTGCTGTTTAGTAGAACTAGATAAGAAGAGGGTGCTTTCCCATTACTGCAAGCTGCTTTGAGTTTGATTGTCCTGTTTTGTGCATGTTAGTTTCTTGAGCCTAAAtgtggcttttctttcccttactGTTAACAGTTTTTAGGGCTGCTGTAGTATTTTGTAAATCCATATGTTCTCAAACACTGTTTCCAGTATAGATAGCTTATTAAAGTTCGTTTTGTTAGCTTTTTGTGAAGACTGCTTCTGGCATGCTAGTAAAGCAGATCGGCAGTACAGGGCTGGAGCTTGGTGTATTGTTCTTTCTGCCATGCACATCAGATACTGTCAGTTCCTGTTGTGACAGCCTCACAGCTGAATGCCAGGCAGAAAAGACAGAGTAGTAAATAGCTTGCAGTTGATTCTTGCTAACTTTGCAAGTTAAGAGTAAAAAAATTGAGTTCTAAATTCAAGCTGTTGGTCCTTCTGGCTTTATGTAACttcagttggttttttttttaaagtgcttttgaCTGTGTATCCCTTTAATCAAAAGGCAATGAAGGAATTTGCAGGCTCTCAATACAAGTTCTCTAGTTTCCCTTGATAtagaaaggcagagaaaatgaGTGATGTTTAAGGAGCAAAGTTCTTCGGTTTGTCTTCCTTCACAGCAACCTGTGAAAAACTAGACCTCTTCTGGTAGGCAAGAGCAATGGAAGTTACTCATCTCGAAGCAAATGCAGATTGTCTGCAGAGAAGCTATTAAGATTATGAAAGTTCTTTGGCTTccataaagtaaataaaagctCCCCCAAAAGAGGTTGCTATGGAGTAGAAACAGTCTGCAAACTTTAGAATGCTTTCATAATTCTGTATGTAGGGGGCTGTTCTTTTGGTCTTTGCATATGGATGGAAACACTATTATGATCATCTGATCTGACTGTTAAGCACTGATGGTGACACCGCTATCATTGGAACAGAGCTTTTTCTTGGGTAGAAAAACCCATTGTATTCCTTATTTCTGGCATCAGCTTCCTGCTGCACTGCAATTTATTCCTGGCTTGTGGGGTTGTCCTCTCAAGTGTATTCTCCCTTTGTAGTCAAGTCAAGTACTCTTCGAACTCTTTTTCAACTGTAAACCTGCCAGAGCTCCTTGAACTCTCATATAATgcgatttatttttttttaatttcttcagttaTTCTTATGGACTCAATCACTCTCAGTTTTGTG from Haliaeetus albicilla chromosome 24, bHalAlb1.1, whole genome shotgun sequence carries:
- the POC1A gene encoding POC1 centriolar protein homolog A isoform X2, translating into MDSCLMIWSMRPQMRAYRFVGHKDAVMCVQFSPSGHLVASGSRDKTVRLWVPSVKGESTVFKAHTATVRSVHFSSDGQSLVTASDDKTVKVWTVHRQKFLFSLSQHINWVRCARFSPDGRLIASASDDKTVKLWDKTSRECIHSFCEHGGFVNHVDFHPSGTCIAAAGTDNTVKVWDVRMNRLLQHYQVHSAVVNSLSFHPSGNYLVTASNDSTLKILDLLEGRLLYTLHGHQGPATCVAFSRVGDFFASGGSDEQVMVWKTNFDAADYGDVLKTQKSGTSMDGTHHTLQSEMDCGVHLKKAKPQDSGRNHAQQEEETSLANTLEHIMGQLDILTQTVSILEQRLTLTEDKLKECLENQQKIIQNKMS